The following coding sequences are from one Eptesicus fuscus isolate TK198812 chromosome 7, DD_ASM_mEF_20220401, whole genome shotgun sequence window:
- the LETMD1 gene encoding LETM1 domain-containing protein 1 isoform X4 produces the protein MALSRLCWARTALWGSAVTPRPYVTRRLQLVRAGLTWGAPWSSRLHLSPKADVKSLISYVATKTKAINGKYHRFLERYFPRFYVLYTTFTKVSSRCHQVFFSGYYFHSTLCQLPGLLANIQRGTHPAIHDILALRKCFSNHPLGMNQLHAVQIKALSRAMLLTTHLPSLLLRRRLKTHTTVIHQLDKALAKLGINQLTDQEVKSACYLRGLNSTHIAEERCRTWLAEWLQISCNLKEAELSLLLHNVVLLSINYIGTRR, from the exons ATGGCGCTCTCCAGGCTGTGCTGGGCTCGAACTGCTCTGTGGGGTTCGGCGGTCACCCCTCGACCTTACGTCACGCGGAGGCTGCAGCTCGTTCGCGCCGGACTGACCTGGGGAGCCCCCTG GTCTTCAAGGCTTCACCTTTCTCCAAAGGCAGACGTGAAGAGTTTAATCTCTTATGTGGCGACTAAGACCAAAGCGATTAATGGGAAATACCACCGTTTTTTGGAACGTTATTTCCCCCGCTTCTATGTCCTGTACACCACCTTCACTAAAG TTTCGTCGAGATGTCACCAAGTGTTTTTTTCTGGGTATTATTTCCATTCCACCCTTTGCCAACTACCTGGTCTTCTTGCTAAT ATACAGCGTGGTACCCACCCAGCAATACATGATATCCTAGCTCTGAGAAAGTGTTTCTCTAACCATCCCCTGGGCATGAATCAACTCCACGCTGTGCAAATA AAAGCCTTGAGTCGAGCCATGCTTCTCACAACTCACCTGCCTTCTCTCTTGTTGAGACGTCGTTTAAAGACTCATACTACTGTGATTCATCAACTAGACAAGGCTTTGGCAAAGCTGGGGATTAATCAGCTGACTGATCAGGAAGTGAAATCG GCTTGTTATCTTCGTGGCTTGAATTCTACCCATATTGCTGAAGAGAGGTGTCGAACTTGGCTGGCAGAATGGCTGCAGATTTCTTGCAACCTGAAAG
- the LETMD1 gene encoding LETM1 domain-containing protein 1 isoform X2, with protein sequence MALSRLCWARTALWGSAVTPRPYVTRRLQLVRAGLTWGAPWSSRLHLSPKADVKSLISYVATKTKAINGKYHRFLERYFPRFYVLYTTFTKGLQQLWADGKKSRRIKADMAKHNVKFHQLSYRDMEHLRQFRRDVTKCFFLGIISIPPFANYLVFLLMYLFPRQLLVRHFWTPKQQIDFLNIYHDIRKKSHPEILSYLEKAIPLISDEGLRWHMTELCTKIQRGTHPAIHDILALRKCFSNHPLGMNQLHAVQIKALSRAMLLTTHLPSLLLRRRLKTHTTVIHQLDKALAKLGINQLTDQEVKSACYLRGLNSTHIAEERCRTWLAEWLQISCNLKEAELSLLLHNVVLLSINYIGTRR encoded by the exons ATGGCGCTCTCCAGGCTGTGCTGGGCTCGAACTGCTCTGTGGGGTTCGGCGGTCACCCCTCGACCTTACGTCACGCGGAGGCTGCAGCTCGTTCGCGCCGGACTGACCTGGGGAGCCCCCTG GTCTTCAAGGCTTCACCTTTCTCCAAAGGCAGACGTGAAGAGTTTAATCTCTTATGTGGCGACTAAGACCAAAGCGATTAATGGGAAATACCACCGTTTTTTGGAACGTTATTTCCCCCGCTTCTATGTCCTGTACACCACCTTCACTAAAG GATTGCAGCAGTTATGGGCTGATGGCAAAAAGTCTAGAAGAATAAAGGCAGATATGGCGAAGCACAATGTAAAGTTTCATCAACTTTCATACCGGGATATGGAGCATTTGAGACAG TTTCGTCGAGATGTCACCAAGTGTTTTTTTCTGGGTATTATTTCCATTCCACCCTTTGCCAACTACCTGGTCTTCTTGCTAAT gTACCTGTTTCCTAGGCAACTGCTGGTCAGACATTTCTGGACCCCAAAGCAACAAATTGATTTCTTAAATATCTATCATGATATCCGGAAAAAGTCCCACCCAGAAATCCTTAGTTATTTAGAAAAAGCTATCCCTCTCATTTCTGATGAAGGACTCCGGTGGCATATGACAGAGCTGTGCACCAAG ATACAGCGTGGTACCCACCCAGCAATACATGATATCCTAGCTCTGAGAAAGTGTTTCTCTAACCATCCCCTGGGCATGAATCAACTCCACGCTGTGCAAATA AAAGCCTTGAGTCGAGCCATGCTTCTCACAACTCACCTGCCTTCTCTCTTGTTGAGACGTCGTTTAAAGACTCATACTACTGTGATTCATCAACTAGACAAGGCTTTGGCAAAGCTGGGGATTAATCAGCTGACTGATCAGGAAGTGAAATCG GCTTGTTATCTTCGTGGCTTGAATTCTACCCATATTGCTGAAGAGAGGTGTCGAACTTGGCTGGCAGAATGGCTGCAGATTTCTTGCAACCTGAAAG
- the LETMD1 gene encoding LETM1 domain-containing protein 1 isoform X3 translates to MAKHNVKFHQLSYRDMEHLRQVWARDRYPEVHGEFRRDVTKCFFLGIISIPPFANYLVFLLMYLFPRQLLVRHFWTPKQQIDFLNIYHDIRKKSHPEILSYLEKAIPLISDEGLRWHMTELCTKIQRGTHPAIHDILALRKCFSNHPLGMNQLHAVQIKALSRAMLLTTHLPSLLLRRRLKTHTTVIHQLDKALAKLGINQLTDQEVKSACYLRGLNSTHIAEERCRTWLAEWLQISCNLKEAELSLLLHNVVLLSINYIGTRR, encoded by the exons ATGGCGAAGCACAATGTAAAGTTTCATCAACTTTCATACCGGGATATGGAGCATTTGAGACAGGTATGGGCCAGAGACAGATATCCAGAAGTTCACGGTGAG TTTCGTCGAGATGTCACCAAGTGTTTTTTTCTGGGTATTATTTCCATTCCACCCTTTGCCAACTACCTGGTCTTCTTGCTAAT gTACCTGTTTCCTAGGCAACTGCTGGTCAGACATTTCTGGACCCCAAAGCAACAAATTGATTTCTTAAATATCTATCATGATATCCGGAAAAAGTCCCACCCAGAAATCCTTAGTTATTTAGAAAAAGCTATCCCTCTCATTTCTGATGAAGGACTCCGGTGGCATATGACAGAGCTGTGCACCAAG ATACAGCGTGGTACCCACCCAGCAATACATGATATCCTAGCTCTGAGAAAGTGTTTCTCTAACCATCCCCTGGGCATGAATCAACTCCACGCTGTGCAAATA AAAGCCTTGAGTCGAGCCATGCTTCTCACAACTCACCTGCCTTCTCTCTTGTTGAGACGTCGTTTAAAGACTCATACTACTGTGATTCATCAACTAGACAAGGCTTTGGCAAAGCTGGGGATTAATCAGCTGACTGATCAGGAAGTGAAATCG GCTTGTTATCTTCGTGGCTTGAATTCTACCCATATTGCTGAAGAGAGGTGTCGAACTTGGCTGGCAGAATGGCTGCAGATTTCTTGCAACCTGAAAG
- the LETMD1 gene encoding LETM1 domain-containing protein 1 isoform X1, with product MALSRLCWARTALWGSAVTPRPYVTRRLQLVRAGLTWGAPWSSRLHLSPKADVKSLISYVATKTKAINGKYHRFLERYFPRFYVLYTTFTKGLQQLWADGKKSRRIKADMAKHNVKFHQLSYRDMEHLRQVWARDRYPEVHGEFRRDVTKCFFLGIISIPPFANYLVFLLMYLFPRQLLVRHFWTPKQQIDFLNIYHDIRKKSHPEILSYLEKAIPLISDEGLRWHMTELCTKIQRGTHPAIHDILALRKCFSNHPLGMNQLHAVQIKALSRAMLLTTHLPSLLLRRRLKTHTTVIHQLDKALAKLGINQLTDQEVKSACYLRGLNSTHIAEERCRTWLAEWLQISCNLKEAELSLLLHNVVLLSINYIGTRR from the exons ATGGCGCTCTCCAGGCTGTGCTGGGCTCGAACTGCTCTGTGGGGTTCGGCGGTCACCCCTCGACCTTACGTCACGCGGAGGCTGCAGCTCGTTCGCGCCGGACTGACCTGGGGAGCCCCCTG GTCTTCAAGGCTTCACCTTTCTCCAAAGGCAGACGTGAAGAGTTTAATCTCTTATGTGGCGACTAAGACCAAAGCGATTAATGGGAAATACCACCGTTTTTTGGAACGTTATTTCCCCCGCTTCTATGTCCTGTACACCACCTTCACTAAAG GATTGCAGCAGTTATGGGCTGATGGCAAAAAGTCTAGAAGAATAAAGGCAGATATGGCGAAGCACAATGTAAAGTTTCATCAACTTTCATACCGGGATATGGAGCATTTGAGACAGGTATGGGCCAGAGACAGATATCCAGAAGTTCACGGTGAG TTTCGTCGAGATGTCACCAAGTGTTTTTTTCTGGGTATTATTTCCATTCCACCCTTTGCCAACTACCTGGTCTTCTTGCTAAT gTACCTGTTTCCTAGGCAACTGCTGGTCAGACATTTCTGGACCCCAAAGCAACAAATTGATTTCTTAAATATCTATCATGATATCCGGAAAAAGTCCCACCCAGAAATCCTTAGTTATTTAGAAAAAGCTATCCCTCTCATTTCTGATGAAGGACTCCGGTGGCATATGACAGAGCTGTGCACCAAG ATACAGCGTGGTACCCACCCAGCAATACATGATATCCTAGCTCTGAGAAAGTGTTTCTCTAACCATCCCCTGGGCATGAATCAACTCCACGCTGTGCAAATA AAAGCCTTGAGTCGAGCCATGCTTCTCACAACTCACCTGCCTTCTCTCTTGTTGAGACGTCGTTTAAAGACTCATACTACTGTGATTCATCAACTAGACAAGGCTTTGGCAAAGCTGGGGATTAATCAGCTGACTGATCAGGAAGTGAAATCG GCTTGTTATCTTCGTGGCTTGAATTCTACCCATATTGCTGAAGAGAGGTGTCGAACTTGGCTGGCAGAATGGCTGCAGATTTCTTGCAACCTGAAAG